The following are from one region of the candidate division KSB1 bacterium genome:
- a CDS encoding SDR family oxidoreductase, producing the protein MSDVKALLESIARNFGARLDNRGICVNTLSQSPTKTTAGSGIEGFNHLYLYDFAEKLSPLGNATAEECADLVVVLLSDLTRKIILQNIYNDGSFSSMGIS; encoded by the coding sequence ATGTCCGATGTGAAAGCTTTGCTTGAAAGTATAGCCAGAAACTTTGGCGCCAGGTTAGACAATCGAGGAATTTGTGTGAATACGCTATCGCAAAGCCCAACAAAAACCACAGCAGGTAGCGGAATAGAGGGCTTCAATCATCTCTATCTCTATGACTTTGCGGAAAAATTATCTCCCCTCGGTAATGCCACAGCAGAAGAATGCGCCGATTTGGTCGTTGTGCTGCTATCTGATTTGACCCGCAAAATCATCCTACAAAATATCTATAATGACGGCAGTTTTAGTTCAATGGGAATTAGTTAG
- a CDS encoding enoyl-ACP reductase, with protein MNEKSYGLLKGKKGIIFGPLDKSSIGWQIALAAYREGAQFAVSNIKVAFRLSNIEELSKQCGDAPLITCDASSTEDLDNTFAEVKSQFGSIDFIIHSIGMSPNVRKKKGYQELNYDWYHKTLDVSAMSLHRMISAAMQAEVLNNGASIVALSYIGAQRIFSKYSDMADAKALLESIARNFGSRLGNRGIRVNTISQSPTKTTAGSGIEGFNHLYDFAEKLSPLGNASAEECADLVVVLLSDLTRKITMQNIYNDGGFSSMGISDALIESVYGEKDS; from the coding sequence ATGAATGAAAAAAGTTACGGCTTACTAAAAGGGAAAAAAGGAATTATCTTTGGGCCATTGGATAAAAGCAGTATCGGTTGGCAGATTGCCCTCGCCGCTTATCGGGAAGGCGCCCAATTTGCGGTTTCCAATATCAAAGTTGCATTCAGACTAAGTAATATTGAAGAATTATCAAAACAATGTGGCGATGCTCCCTTAATTACCTGCGACGCCAGCTCTACAGAAGATTTAGACAACACTTTTGCTGAAGTTAAAAGCCAATTCGGTTCAATCGACTTCATTATTCATTCCATTGGCATGTCTCCTAACGTTCGTAAGAAAAAAGGCTACCAGGAACTGAATTACGATTGGTACCACAAGACACTGGATGTTTCTGCAATGTCATTGCATCGAATGATCTCAGCGGCAATGCAAGCGGAGGTGCTGAACAATGGCGCTAGTATAGTTGCCTTAAGTTACATTGGCGCCCAGAGAATCTTTTCAAAATACTCAGACATGGCCGATGCGAAAGCTTTGCTTGAAAGTATAGCCAGAAACTTTGGATCCAGGTTAGGCAATCGAGGAATTCGTGTGAATACTATCTCCCAAAGCCCAACAAAAACCACAGCAGGTAGCGGCATTGAGGGATTCAATCACCTGTACGATTTTGCGGAAAAACTATCCCCTCTCGGAAATGCCAGCGCAGAAGAATGCGCCGATTTGGTTGTTGTATTACTCTCCGATTTAACCCGGAAAATCACCATGCAAAACATTTATAATGATGGCGGTTTTAGTTCCATGGGAATTAGTGATGCGCTGATAGAATCTGTGTATGGTGAGAAGGATAGTTGA
- a CDS encoding TOBE domain-containing protein: MNKLKAEIVRIDSSKDISLVDLKVKNDIFSCVVIETPETADYLKIGNQVTILFKETEVAIGKNLSGEISLRNRVQSIIKHIEKGEVLTRLVLDYEGVDIGSIITTRSANRLKLEKGDEVVGLIKANEVSILEGD; encoded by the coding sequence ATGAATAAACTCAAGGCTGAAATTGTTCGGATCGATTCTTCAAAAGATATCTCATTGGTTGATTTAAAAGTCAAAAACGATATTTTTTCGTGTGTGGTTATTGAGACTCCCGAGACAGCTGATTATCTAAAAATTGGAAATCAAGTGACCATTTTATTCAAGGAAACTGAGGTTGCTATCGGTAAGAATCTTTCCGGTGAAATAAGTTTACGGAACCGGGTTCAGTCAATTATTAAACATATTGAAAAGGGTGAAGTCTTAACCAGGTTAGTCTTAGATTATGAAGGAGTCGATATTGGATCCATCATCACAACTCGTTCGGCAAATCGTTTGAAGTTGGAGAAAGGGGATGAAGTCGTTGGATTAATCAAAGCGAATGAAGTTTCAATTTTAGAGGGAGATTGA
- the modA gene encoding molybdate ABC transporter substrate-binding protein — protein sequence MKSITKIIILFNFFLSLAIQVYAQELTIAVAANVQFTMEEIQKEFTKKTGIPLNTVIGSSGKLTAQINNGAPFDVFLSADMKYPEFLFANKKAVTEPEIYAHGSLVLWTRKDLELMDLVSVLKDERVQKIAIAKPKTAPYGRESLRVLHLHKIFDAIEDKLVYAGSIAQVNQYVDSKVVDIGFTAKSAVLSEKLLGKGAWLEIDPADYMPIDQGVVILKHGLQKYPEESRLFYDFLFSDRAKDIFKKNGYRLP from the coding sequence ATGAAGTCTATCACAAAAATAATAATACTTTTTAATTTCTTCCTGAGTTTAGCAATCCAGGTCTATGCACAAGAACTAACTATTGCGGTTGCCGCAAATGTTCAGTTTACCATGGAAGAAATTCAAAAAGAATTTACCAAAAAAACAGGCATTCCACTAAACACAGTGATCGGTTCATCCGGAAAGTTAACGGCTCAAATTAATAATGGCGCTCCCTTTGATGTATTTTTGTCTGCAGACATGAAATATCCTGAATTCTTATTTGCAAATAAAAAAGCTGTTACAGAACCTGAAATTTATGCACATGGCAGTTTGGTATTGTGGACACGAAAAGATCTGGAATTGATGGATCTGGTCTCGGTTTTAAAAGATGAAAGAGTACAGAAAATTGCTATAGCCAAACCTAAAACCGCTCCCTATGGCCGGGAATCTTTGAGAGTTTTACATCTCCACAAAATTTTTGATGCAATCGAAGACAAGCTGGTATATGCCGGAAGTATTGCACAAGTTAATCAGTACGTGGATTCCAAAGTGGTGGATATCGGCTTCACGGCAAAATCTGCGGTGTTGTCCGAGAAATTGCTTGGGAAAGGCGCATGGCTGGAAATTGATCCAGCCGATTATATGCCAATCGATCAGGGTGTGGTTATTTTGAAGCATGGACTACAAAAATATCCTGAAGAGAGCAGGTTATTTTATGATTTCCTTTTCTCAGATAGGGCCAAAGATATTTTCAAAAAGAACGGTTACCGATTGCCATGA
- the modB gene encoding molybdate ABC transporter permease subunit encodes MEFNLSPLILTFKLAIITTFFLLLIGLPLAYWLTYWKNKSKYLLQTLVSMPLVLPPTVIGFYLLIAFNPENFFGRFLLSVFDIQLVFSFEGLVVASMIYSLPFMVNPIQAGLQSLPASIMEASYTLGKSKLKTFTHVLIPNIKPSLITGIIISFAHTVGEFGVILMIGGSIPGKTRVASIAIYDEVEALNYDNAHYYSLILFAITFVILLAVYIFNRRYLKAF; translated from the coding sequence TTGGAATTCAACCTGTCGCCACTAATTCTGACATTCAAACTCGCTATCATTACAACTTTTTTCCTTTTGTTAATCGGATTGCCCCTGGCGTATTGGTTAACGTATTGGAAGAATAAAAGTAAATATTTGCTGCAAACTTTAGTGAGTATGCCACTCGTTCTGCCTCCAACCGTAATCGGATTCTATTTGCTCATTGCCTTTAATCCGGAAAATTTCTTTGGCAGATTTTTGCTATCGGTTTTTGATATTCAATTGGTGTTTTCATTCGAAGGACTTGTGGTCGCTTCCATGATTTATAGTTTACCATTTATGGTTAATCCCATTCAAGCAGGATTGCAGAGTTTACCGGCTTCTATTATGGAGGCATCTTACACACTGGGAAAATCTAAACTGAAAACGTTTACGCATGTGCTGATCCCTAATATTAAGCCATCCTTAATAACCGGCATCATCATTAGTTTTGCACATACTGTTGGTGAATTTGGCGTGATCTTGATGATTGGTGGGAGTATCCCCGGTAAAACCAGGGTTGCCTCAATAGCTATTTACGACGAGGTGGAAGCCCTCAATTATGACAATGCACATTATTATTCATTGATTTTATTTGCGATCACGTTTGTCATTTTACTTGCAGTTTATATTTTTAATCGCAGGTATTTGAAGGCATTTTAG
- a CDS encoding ATP-binding cassette domain-containing protein gives MIKIKVTKTLQDPEGEFQLNLDVEINDNEFITLYGKSGAGKTTTLRILAGLLNPDFGTVHVDDEVWYDSKHGVNLTPQQRGIGLVFQDYALFPNMTVRKNLEYSLDSKKDFQIIDTLLELMGLENLASRKPNSLSGGQQQRVALARALVRKPKLLLLDEPLSALDMEMRSKLQDEILKIHHEFAITTILVSHSFAEIFKLSNRVFVIDKGKITKTGNPADIFIDRKLSGKFKFEGKILALQKSDVVYIATISIGNNIVKVIASDEEARQFNIGDRVVVSSKAFNPILMKIDP, from the coding sequence ATGATAAAAATTAAAGTTACAAAAACCCTACAAGATCCAGAAGGTGAATTTCAACTGAACCTGGATGTGGAGATTAATGATAATGAATTCATTACCTTGTATGGTAAATCCGGTGCGGGCAAAACCACGACACTACGGATTTTAGCGGGATTGTTGAATCCCGATTTTGGCACGGTCCATGTCGATGATGAAGTCTGGTATGACAGTAAACATGGCGTGAATTTAACTCCCCAACAAAGAGGGATCGGTCTGGTTTTCCAGGACTATGCTTTATTTCCCAACATGACCGTGCGGAAAAATCTCGAATATTCGTTAGATTCAAAAAAGGATTTCCAAATCATCGATACTTTGTTAGAATTAATGGGCCTGGAAAACCTGGCAAGCCGTAAGCCCAATTCGCTTTCAGGAGGACAACAACAACGGGTTGCTTTGGCTCGTGCTTTGGTACGCAAACCAAAACTTCTCCTTCTCGATGAACCTTTATCAGCTTTGGATATGGAAATGAGATCCAAGCTGCAAGATGAAATTTTAAAGATCCATCACGAATTTGCCATCACGACGATCCTGGTTAGCCACAGTTTCGCGGAAATATTTAAACTATCGAACCGAGTGTTTGTGATTGATAAAGGAAAAATCACCAAGACCGGAAATCCTGCTGATATTTTCATAGACAGGAAATTAAGCGGTAAATTTAAGTTTGAAGGCAAAATCCTGGCGTTGCAAAAAAGTGATGTCGTTTATATCGCAACAATTTCTATTGGAAATAACATTGTAAAAGTAATTGCTTCAGATGAAGAAGCGCGGCAATTCAATATTGGTGATCGAGTGGTGGTTTCCTCGAAGGCGTTTAATCCGATTTTGATGAAAATTGATCCTTAA
- a CDS encoding addiction module protein — translation MGNPKTILEQALKMKPADKFLLIEGLLNSLDEPDKTIDGIWAIEAEKRLEAYKQGKLKTVSYEEIFDEKNTK, via the coding sequence ATGGGAAATCCAAAAACAATTCTTGAACAAGCTTTAAAAATGAAACCTGCTGATAAGTTTTTATTAATTGAAGGATTATTGAATAGTCTAGACGAGCCTGACAAAACCATTGATGGAATTTGGGCTATTGAGGCAGAAAAACGGTTAGAAGCCTACAAACAAGGAAAATTAAAAACGGTATCATATGAGGAAATATTTGATGAAAAAAATACAAAGTAA